From a single Helicovermis profundi genomic region:
- a CDS encoding sulfite exporter TauE/SafE family protein yields the protein MIFYLICGIVVLVFSTILAMAGMGAAFIFIPIFYWLGLPLNVAIPTGLFLNGLSLSAASFKNIVHKRVQYDLAVPIAIASFMIAPLGAYSSKYIDRHILMSLFAMFLLFSGCMILFYTPKASKKIFSKSKQIKYGVVIGSFVGFISGLLGVGGGSLISPILLYLGNKPKKIAIITAFVVPLSSFSGFITYLAMGDINFYLLLITGSASIVGGLLGNWFMNEKLHPSQVKKIIGVIILVIAIKIIYGLL from the coding sequence ATGATATTCTATTTAATTTGTGGTATCGTGGTTCTTGTATTCAGCACTATTCTTGCTATGGCGGGAATGGGTGCAGCATTTATTTTTATTCCAATTTTTTATTGGCTTGGGTTACCATTAAATGTTGCAATTCCAACAGGATTATTTTTGAATGGATTAAGTTTATCAGCTGCGTCTTTTAAAAATATTGTACATAAGCGTGTTCAGTATGATTTAGCAGTGCCTATAGCAATTGCATCATTTATGATTGCTCCTTTAGGTGCATATTCTAGTAAGTATATTGATAGACATATTTTGATGAGCTTATTTGCAATGTTTTTACTATTCTCAGGTTGTATGATTTTATTTTATACTCCTAAAGCTTCTAAAAAAATATTTTCTAAATCCAAACAAATAAAATATGGGGTTGTAATTGGTAGCTTCGTTGGATTTATTTCGGGACTTCTTGGAGTTGGTGGAGGAAGTTTAATTTCACCGATTTTGTTATATTTGGGAAATAAGCCTAAAAAAATTGCAATTATAACAGCTTTTGTGGTTCCACTTTCTTCCTTTTCAGGGTTTATTACTTATCTTGCAATGGGAGATATAAATTTTTATTTATTACTAATAACAGGATCTGCGTCAATTGTTGGAGGTTTGCTTGGAAATTGGTTTATGAATGAAAAGTTACATCCTAGTCAGGTTAAGAAAATTATTGGTGTAATAATTTTAGTTATAGCAATAAAAATTATATATGGATTGTTGTAA
- a CDS encoding glutamate synthase-related protein, with product MTYSTKLSSAFNDTKNRSKKLSPQSGMCSLCTEDCIGTCEIGLAGVLGARTVYPTNTGTNQVGSEKDYSIDYSHFNINGRVFGARGVNPTYNEASIFNVNLERTYGNTNIIKLAMPIILPALVKLNWEDYYAGAAMAGITCVIGEDARNKDPKLVIEDNKVNHFPALKKMLDAFRKYYRGYGQIVLQCNVEDDMYGVPEYAISVEGAEAIEFKFGQSAKGTQPVTKLKNIEEALIKQEKGILVHPDPTSPEMKKAYKEGVCPNFYSYGRLPLWEEDYLVKRIESLRKLGGKNFYFKMAGYDPIDLEKVIRIASVAGVDMITFDGAGGGSGYSPCKMMNEWSMPTVVLEQAVNTIVNKVKKEGKWIPAIVITGGFASEDQVFKALAYGNGDVTAIGICRATMAAAMTSKKVGEMLKAGTVPTHLKSYGSTKEELFGDLADLRSIYGLKANDFSTGAIGVFSYLNKIAFGLRHFLALNRKFDIEYIDQTDLIPLTRDAKDLMNDKWFK from the coding sequence ATGACATATTCAACAAAATTATCATCAGCTTTTAATGATACAAAAAACAGAAGCAAAAAACTATCACCACAGTCAGGTATGTGTTCGCTTTGCACTGAAGATTGCATTGGCACGTGTGAAATTGGATTAGCTGGAGTTCTTGGAGCAAGAACTGTTTACCCTACAAACACGGGAACAAATCAAGTTGGATCAGAAAAAGATTACTCAATTGATTATTCTCATTTTAATATAAATGGTCGTGTTTTTGGTGCAAGAGGTGTCAATCCTACATATAATGAAGCATCTATATTTAATGTAAATCTAGAGAGAACTTATGGTAATACAAATATAATAAAACTTGCAATGCCAATTATCTTGCCTGCCTTAGTTAAATTAAATTGGGAAGATTATTATGCAGGAGCTGCAATGGCAGGTATAACTTGTGTTATTGGAGAGGATGCTAGAAATAAAGATCCAAAACTTGTTATTGAAGATAATAAGGTAAACCATTTTCCAGCTCTAAAAAAAATGCTTGATGCATTTAGAAAATACTATAGAGGTTATGGTCAAATTGTTTTACAGTGTAATGTAGAAGATGATATGTATGGTGTTCCAGAATATGCTATAAGTGTTGAGGGTGCAGAGGCTATTGAATTTAAATTTGGACAATCTGCAAAAGGCACACAACCAGTTACTAAACTTAAAAATATTGAAGAAGCTTTAATTAAGCAAGAAAAAGGTATTTTGGTACATCCAGATCCAACTAGTCCTGAGATGAAGAAGGCATATAAAGAAGGAGTTTGTCCTAATTTTTATTCTTATGGAAGATTACCTCTTTGGGAGGAAGATTATTTAGTTAAACGTATTGAAAGTTTAAGAAAACTTGGAGGGAAAAACTTCTATTTTAAAATGGCGGGTTATGATCCGATAGATTTAGAAAAAGTAATTCGTATAGCGAGCGTAGCGGGTGTTGATATGATTACATTTGATGGTGCAGGTGGTGGTAGTGGTTATAGTCCTTGTAAAATGATGAATGAATGGTCTATGCCAACGGTTGTTTTAGAGCAGGCAGTTAATACAATTGTGAATAAGGTGAAAAAAGAAGGAAAATGGATACCAGCTATTGTTATTACTGGTGGTTTTGCATCAGAAGATCAAGTTTTTAAAGCATTGGCTTATGGAAATGGTGATGTGACAGCTATTGGAATTTGCCGCGCTACTATGGCAGCTGCAATGACCAGTAAAAAGGTTGGAGAAATGCTTAAAGCAGGTACAGTACCTACGCATTTAAAATCTTATGGTAGTACAAAAGAAGAGCTTTTTGGAGATTTAGCCGATTTAAGAAGCATATATGGATTAAAAGCCAATGATTTTTCAACTGGTGCAATTGGAGTATTTTCATATTTGAATAAAATTGCATTTGGACTTAGGCACTTTTTAGCACTAAATCGAAAATTTGATATTGAGTATATTGATCAAACAGATTTGATTCCATTAACGAGAGATGCTAAAGATCTTATGAATGATAAATGGTTTAAATAG
- a CDS encoding permease, which yields MGLTLGILTPETISRLVGEEAGIIATLIASVIGAITLIPSIVAFPLAGSLLRSGATVMTISAFVTTSVMVGVVTAPMEIKTLGKKFTLLRNGLGFVAALIIASIMGWIL from the coding sequence GTGGGATTAACATTGGGAATTTTAACGCCTGAAACAATTTCAAGATTAGTAGGTGAAGAAGCAGGAATTATAGCAACACTTATTGCATCAGTAATCGGTGCAATAACACTAATTCCTTCCATAGTTGCATTCCCGCTAGCAGGATCACTTTTACGCTCTGGTGCAACAGTTATGACTATATCGGCATTTGTAACAACTTCAGTTATGGTTGGTGTTGTCACAGCACCTATGGAAATTAAAACTTTGGGCAAGAAATTCACATTGCTACGTAATGGATTAGGATTTGTTGCTGCCTTAATTATAGCAAGTATTATGGGGTGGATTTTATGA
- a CDS encoding ArsA family ATPase, producing the protein MRIILYTGKGGVGKTTIAAVTGIKLASEGKKVIIMSTDQAHSLSDSLDVKLTYEPTKVIKNLEAMEIDVLSESEKSWGEMQEYIKQLISSRAEGGLEVEELLVFPGLEELFSLFKILDIYEKNEHDVIIVDCAPTGETLTLLKFPEMFANMIEKILPLKRKVVKATGPAIEKITKIPMPKDSLFAEFEKLFKRLEELQTLMLNKDVLSLRIVSTPEKIVIKETKRNFTWLHLYDYNVDAIIINKVYPKEALEGYFNRWVSLQEEGLKELEDSFRDVPVFKLMLQKHELRSVETLKKIGGIYGELDPSDVLARQKIFTVRQNEESYIMNVYLPFIEKSDMDLGQTDGEIQITIKNEKRCLLLPKQLQGKEIVSAKLDKGILAIKFA; encoded by the coding sequence ATGCGAATTATTTTATATACAGGTAAGGGCGGTGTTGGCAAAACTACTATTGCAGCTGTAACGGGTATTAAACTTGCATCAGAAGGTAAAAAAGTTATTATTATGAGTACAGATCAAGCACATAGTTTATCTGATTCACTAGATGTTAAATTAACATATGAACCAACTAAAGTAATAAAAAACTTAGAGGCAATGGAAATTGATGTTTTATCAGAAAGCGAAAAATCTTGGGGTGAGATGCAAGAATACATCAAACAACTAATTTCTTCAAGAGCTGAAGGTGGACTAGAAGTTGAAGAATTATTGGTATTTCCAGGTTTAGAAGAGCTATTTTCTCTATTTAAAATTTTAGATATCTATGAAAAAAATGAACATGATGTAATAATAGTTGACTGCGCTCCAACTGGAGAAACGCTTACCCTCCTTAAGTTTCCAGAGATGTTCGCCAACATGATAGAAAAGATCTTACCTCTTAAAAGAAAAGTAGTTAAGGCTACGGGGCCAGCTATAGAAAAAATCACAAAAATACCAATGCCAAAGGATTCTTTATTTGCTGAATTTGAAAAACTCTTTAAACGTTTAGAAGAACTGCAAACATTGATGTTAAATAAAGATGTATTGTCACTTAGAATCGTAAGTACACCTGAAAAAATCGTTATCAAAGAAACTAAACGTAATTTTACTTGGTTACATCTTTATGATTACAATGTAGATGCAATCATCATCAATAAAGTTTATCCAAAAGAAGCTTTAGAAGGATATTTTAATAGATGGGTAAGCCTGCAAGAAGAAGGCTTAAAAGAATTAGAAGATAGTTTTAGAGACGTTCCAGTCTTTAAGTTAATGTTGCAAAAGCATGAACTAAGGTCAGTAGAAACATTAAAGAAAATTGGTGGTATATATGGCGAACTAGACCCTTCGGATGTTTTAGCAAGGCAAAAAATATTTACAGTAAGGCAAAATGAAGAATCATATATAATGAATGTATATCTGCCATTTATAGAAAAATCAGATATGGACTTAGGTCAAACGGATGGTGAAATACAAATTACAATAAAAAATGAAAAAAGATGTTTGCTACTTCCAAAACAACTACAAGGAAAAGAGATTGTATCAGCTAAACTTGATAAAGGAATACTAGCTATTAAATTTGCATAG
- the lysS gene encoding lysine--tRNA ligase, producing the protein MSEEKNVAQTKFSEQELIRMDKLKDLEELGVDPFGSRFDISDYSEALKTKYADVSKEELAEMEINVSVAGRIMTKRGKGKAGFMHIQDNDGLIQIYLRKDILSEVEFTLFNKCDIGDIIGIRGIVFKTNTGEVSVKAKEYIHLTKSLKPLPEKYHGISDDEIKFRKRYLDIITNRDVKELFLKKQKFWSTVRNYLIENDFLEVETPILETSSGGAAATPFATHHNALDIDVFLRISMGELWQKKLLVAGFEKTFEIGRQFRNEGMSNEHLQDYTQCEFYWAYADFKDGMEFTKELYRRITKAVMGSSKFSTRGFEIDMDDEWKIYDFETIIEETTGVNIFNTTKDVVMAKLDEYKVEYDTNIGFWRMVDLLWKVVRKDLSGPGFLVGQPVELNPLPKRLKEDPRKVAQMQIILAGSEMGNGYTELNDPLDLEARFKEQRAMSEAGDEEAHEHDETFIEALRYGMPPAFGFGVSERLFSVMMDRPIRECVIFPLMKPKA; encoded by the coding sequence ATGAGTGAAGAAAAAAATGTAGCACAAACAAAATTTAGTGAACAAGAATTAATTAGAATGGATAAATTAAAGGATTTAGAGGAACTAGGTGTGGATCCATTTGGTAGCAGATTTGATATTTCTGATTATTCTGAAGCATTAAAAACAAAATATGCTGATGTATCTAAAGAAGAGCTTGCTGAAATGGAAATTAATGTTTCTGTTGCAGGAAGAATAATGACTAAACGTGGTAAAGGTAAAGCCGGATTTATGCATATTCAAGATAATGATGGACTTATTCAAATATATTTAAGAAAAGATATACTTTCAGAAGTAGAATTTACACTTTTCAATAAGTGTGATATTGGAGATATTATTGGTATACGTGGAATTGTTTTTAAAACTAACACAGGTGAAGTAAGTGTAAAAGCTAAAGAGTATATTCATTTAACTAAATCTTTAAAACCTCTTCCAGAAAAATATCATGGAATTTCTGATGACGAAATCAAATTTAGAAAACGTTATTTAGATATTATTACAAATAGAGATGTAAAAGAATTATTCTTAAAGAAACAAAAATTCTGGAGTACAGTTAGAAATTACTTAATTGAAAATGACTTCTTAGAAGTTGAAACTCCTATACTTGAAACTTCTTCAGGTGGAGCTGCTGCAACACCATTTGCAACTCATCACAACGCACTAGATATTGATGTATTCTTAAGAATTTCTATGGGTGAACTATGGCAGAAAAAACTTCTAGTTGCTGGGTTTGAAAAGACTTTTGAAATTGGAAGACAATTTAGAAACGAAGGTATGAGTAATGAGCATTTACAAGACTATACTCAATGTGAATTTTACTGGGCTTATGCGGATTTTAAAGATGGTATGGAGTTTACAAAAGAATTATATAGAAGAATAACTAAAGCAGTCATGGGTTCTTCAAAATTTTCAACTCGTGGATTTGAAATCGATATGGATGATGAATGGAAAATCTACGACTTTGAAACAATCATCGAAGAAACAACTGGTGTAAATATCTTCAACACAACTAAAGACGTTGTTATGGCAAAATTAGATGAGTATAAAGTTGAATATGATACTAATATTGGATTCTGGAGAATGGTAGACTTACTTTGGAAAGTAGTTAGAAAAGATTTATCTGGTCCTGGATTCTTAGTTGGACAACCAGTTGAACTTAATCCTCTACCTAAGAGACTTAAAGAAGATCCTAGAAAAGTTGCTCAAATGCAAATTATACTTGCAGGATCTGAAATGGGTAATGGTTATACTGAGTTAAACGACCCACTTGATTTAGAGGCAAGATTTAAAGAACAACGTGCAATGAGTGAAGCAGGAGATGAAGAAGCTCATGAACATGATGAAACATTTATAGAAGCTCTAAGATATGGTATGCCACCTGCTTTCGGATTCGGTGTGTCTGAGAGATTATTCTCGGTTATGATGGATAGACCTATTAGAGAGTGTGTTATATTCCCACTAATGAAACCAAAAGCTTAA
- a CDS encoding MarR family winged helix-turn-helix transcriptional regulator → MDFDINNLENMMFDYIDQFKMLLSQDTWKNVLLNCTKNEMLVLLMLYRGSDVNMSQIAEYLNAPLNTTTGIVSRMEKKKMVSRIRSEQDKRVVTIVLTESGTKEIANILSVFLDYGQRVMMSLTNDEISLLSGVIKKIVTIVSQTKTTDKVVEKKIRKILID, encoded by the coding sequence ATGGATTTCGATATAAATAATTTAGAAAATATGATGTTTGATTATATCGATCAATTTAAAATGCTTTTATCACAGGATACATGGAAAAACGTTTTACTTAACTGTACAAAAAATGAAATGTTGGTATTACTGATGTTATATAGAGGCAGCGATGTGAATATGAGTCAAATAGCTGAGTATCTAAATGCTCCTTTGAATACAACAACCGGTATTGTAAGCCGTATGGAAAAAAAGAAAATGGTGAGTAGAATTCGAAGTGAGCAAGATAAAAGAGTAGTAACTATTGTGTTAACCGAGTCTGGTACTAAAGAAATTGCCAATATATTAAGTGTATTTTTGGATTATGGTCAACGTGTTATGATGTCGTTGACTAATGATGAAATATCTTTGTTATCAGGTGTGATTAAAAAAATAGTAACAATAGTAAGTCAAACAAAAACTACAGATAAAGTTGTAGAAAAGAAAATAAGAAAAATACTTATAGATTAA
- a CDS encoding peptidylprolyl isomerase yields MKYKFKLLVSLLILALVFAGCSKKVEVAQSEPALEKVNVVSSENNPIVTIELADDKKIVIDLYPEKAPNTVNNFISLINSGFYDGLTFHRVIEKFMIQGGDPDATGGGGPGYSIAGEFLENGFDNDLSHVRGVISMARTNDPNSAGSQFFIMQQSSKQLNGKYAAFGMVRKGIEFVDEIAASKVDRHDKPIEDIVMKKVTVDLNGYKADEVTKYNK; encoded by the coding sequence ATGAAATACAAATTTAAGTTATTAGTAAGTCTTTTGATTTTAGCGCTAGTATTTGCAGGCTGTTCTAAAAAGGTAGAAGTGGCACAAAGTGAACCTGCCTTAGAAAAAGTAAACGTGGTAAGTTCTGAAAATAATCCAATTGTGACAATAGAATTAGCTGATGATAAAAAAATTGTAATTGACTTGTATCCAGAGAAAGCTCCAAATACAGTAAATAATTTTATCTCACTTATTAATAGTGGCTTTTATGATGGATTGACATTTCATAGAGTTATTGAAAAATTTATGATTCAAGGCGGAGACCCTGATGCTACTGGAGGCGGTGGTCCAGGTTATAGTATTGCTGGAGAATTCTTAGAAAATGGTTTTGATAATGATTTATCTCACGTGCGTGGAGTTATATCAATGGCGAGAACTAATGATCCCAATTCAGCAGGTTCACAGTTTTTCATAATGCAGCAATCATCAAAGCAATTAAACGGTAAATATGCGGCTTTTGGAATGGTAAGAAAAGGTATTGAATTTGTTGATGAAATAGCAGCTTCAAAAGTTGATAGGCATGATAAGCCAATAGAAGATATAGTTATGAAAAAAGTAACAGTTGATTTAAATGGATATAAAGCAGATGAAGTTACAAAATAT
- a CDS encoding ATP-binding protein codes for MDKIKDDSKVYILIDEVQEVEEWVKVVNSLRVSLNADIYVTSSNSRMFLGDHLTYLSGRYIELKVFPLSFKEFLLFKAYKNLNIEKAFVVDTGLRNRLIGYR; via the coding sequence ATGGATAAAATTAAAGATGATTCTAAAGTATATATATTAATAGATGAGGTTCAAGAAGTAGAAGAATGGGTAAAGGTCGTTAATAGTCTTAGAGTTAGCTTGAATGCTGATATATATGTTACTAGTTCAAATTCTAGAATGTTCTTAGGAGATCATTTGACATATCTGTCCGGAAGATATATTGAGTTGAAAGTTTTTCCCTTGTCATTTAAGGAATTTTTACTTTTTAAAGCTTATAAAAACCTTAATATTGAAAAAGCTTTTGTAGTAGATACTGGACTAAGGAACAGGTTGATTGGATATAGGTAA
- a CDS encoding permease, producing MINLIKKFMFPILIIFVFIALSIWSTDVAMRSIQVTLDYFKEMILIMPPVFILMGLMEIWVPKDKIQKLLGSGSGIKGIILSLALGTLPTGPLYVAFPMTASLLRKGASIRNMVVFLGSWAALKIPQLMVEIKFLGISFALARFILTFSALIVIGILMELILRFSPDQEWLEKSGEKE from the coding sequence ATGATTAACTTAATAAAAAAATTTATGTTCCCCATTCTTATTATCTTTGTGTTTATTGCTTTATCGATATGGAGTACTGATGTAGCTATGCGTTCAATACAAGTGACCCTAGATTACTTCAAAGAAATGATTTTAATTATGCCTCCAGTGTTTATACTGATGGGATTAATGGAAATTTGGGTGCCAAAAGATAAAATTCAAAAATTGCTTGGTAGTGGTTCTGGAATTAAAGGGATTATACTTTCACTAGCACTTGGTACATTACCAACAGGACCATTATATGTGGCATTCCCAATGACTGCATCACTGCTCCGTAAAGGTGCTAGTATCAGAAATATGGTTGTTTTTTTAGGATCATGGGCTGCACTAAAAATACCTCAACTTATGGTGGAAATAAAATTTCTAGGAATATCTTTTGCACTGGCAAGATTTATTTTAACATTTTCTGCACTTATTGTGATTGGAATATTAATGGAATTAATTCTTCGATTTAGTCCAGATCAAGAATGGCTTGAAAAAAGTGGTGAAAAAGAATAA
- a CDS encoding SHOCT domain-containing protein: MGSQFFVWSGMWIFPVIGIIVMLFVFYMVFSRGRFSGCSSSYDYNRNFKDDKNSESALDILNKRYVNSEISKEDFERMKKDIIS; encoded by the coding sequence ATGGGATCACAATTTTTTGTGTGGAGTGGAATGTGGATTTTTCCGGTAATTGGGATAATTGTAATGTTATTTGTTTTTTACATGGTTTTTAGTCGTGGAAGATTTAGTGGTTGTAGTTCATCATATGATTATAATAGGAATTTTAAAGATGATAAAAATTCAGAGTCAGCTTTAGATATACTAAATAAAAGATATGTAAATAGTGAAATATCTAAAGAGGACTTTGAACGAATGAAAAAAGATATAATAAGTTAA
- a CDS encoding DUF1456 family protein: protein MNNTERLMRISNALDFKAADLVKIFKLDQIEMSEDEAELLLQGKNEKHFEYEDLESFLNGLIVFFRGEKPLKDGQEKRQPTLVEDVKSINNVILKKMKIALSLNSEDMLQMFKSVQVEISKDKLTTLFRKESHKSYRYCSDVIVIGFLKAVSKRR from the coding sequence ATGAATAATACTGAAAGATTAATGAGAATTAGTAATGCCTTAGATTTTAAAGCCGCTGATTTAGTTAAAATATTTAAATTAGATCAAATTGAAATGTCAGAAGATGAAGCTGAATTGTTATTACAAGGTAAGAATGAAAAACATTTTGAATATGAAGATTTAGAATCATTTTTAAATGGTCTGATTGTATTTTTTAGAGGAGAAAAACCTTTAAAGGATGGACAAGAAAAAAGACAACCAACATTAGTTGAAGACGTCAAAAGTATAAATAATGTTATACTTAAAAAAATGAAGATTGCTCTATCTCTAAACAGTGAAGATATGCTTCAAATGTTTAAGTCAGTACAAGTAGAAATTTCAAAAGATAAACTAACTACACTATTTAGAAAAGAATCACATAAAAGTTATAGATATTGTAGCGATGTAATTGTGATTGGTTTTTTAAAGGCTGTTTCGAAAAGAAGATAG
- a CDS encoding CGGC domain-containing protein, which translates to MKKIGILACEKFMLRGCPGSDVCWKCFDYATNKKGKFEVYEEKNIQVVAMATCGGCPGVRVVKQGMMLAKQNIDAIHFSGCMLQDVKCPYFDVNEIAKEIENKTGIPVIVGIE; encoded by the coding sequence ATGAAAAAAATAGGAATTTTAGCATGTGAAAAATTTATGCTGCGTGGTTGTCCGGGTTCAGATGTATGTTGGAAATGTTTTGATTATGCAACTAATAAAAAAGGTAAATTTGAAGTATATGAGGAAAAAAATATTCAAGTTGTTGCTATGGCAACGTGTGGCGGCTGTCCAGGAGTAAGAGTTGTTAAACAAGGAATGATGTTGGCTAAACAGAATATAGATGCAATTCATTTTTCAGGATGTATGCTACAAGATGTTAAATGCCCTTATTTTGATGTAAATGAAATTGCAAAAGAAATAGAAAACAAAACAGGTATTCCAGTTATAGTAGGAATAGAATAA
- a CDS encoding ArsA family ATPase yields the protein MGRIIIFTGKGGVGKTSMASAHALHSAKEGAKTLIVSTDMAHNLGDIFEVKVGKTITQVVDNLDVLEIDPNYMMENEFSDMRRAVSNMLSSFDMSLGTLEQLSIFPGMDELFSLLKILDVYESGIYERIIVDCAPTGETLTLLKFPELLSWYIEKFFPIGKVAMRILSPVSKVIFKIELPDKAAMSDIEKLFIKLIKLQELLKNSRITSIRLVAMPEKMVVEETKRNYMYMNLFNFNVDGVYINRILPRDIDNEFFDEWISIQNNYIEELNSIFVDVPTYEVPWFDSDLSGLSGIEKIESAALSGWDVFKVNDVQKGESFETVKNGYLLKLYLPTVEKKALDMHESNTDIIIKIGNYKRNIPKPNALRNHTISGAKFEDQMLLIALTKG from the coding sequence ATGGGAAGAATAATAATATTTACAGGAAAAGGTGGAGTCGGTAAAACAAGCATGGCATCAGCACATGCACTACATTCTGCTAAAGAAGGTGCAAAAACATTAATTGTAAGCACAGATATGGCACATAATTTAGGTGATATATTTGAAGTTAAAGTTGGTAAAACAATTACTCAAGTAGTAGATAATTTAGATGTACTTGAAATTGATCCGAATTATATGATGGAAAATGAGTTTAGTGATATGAGAAGAGCGGTGTCAAATATGCTTTCATCATTTGATATGTCCTTAGGTACTTTAGAACAATTAAGTATCTTTCCAGGGATGGATGAGTTATTTTCATTACTTAAAATCCTGGATGTGTATGAAAGTGGTATTTATGAAAGAATAATAGTAGACTGTGCACCGACTGGTGAAACTTTGACATTACTTAAGTTTCCAGAACTTTTATCTTGGTATATTGAAAAGTTTTTTCCTATAGGAAAAGTTGCTATGAGAATTTTATCACCTGTATCTAAAGTTATATTTAAAATTGAACTTCCTGATAAAGCAGCTATGTCAGATATAGAGAAGTTATTTATAAAGTTGATTAAATTACAAGAACTACTAAAGAATAGTAGAATAACATCTATAAGGCTTGTAGCTATGCCAGAAAAGATGGTTGTAGAAGAAACAAAACGTAATTACATGTATATGAATTTATTTAATTTTAATGTAGATGGAGTTTACATCAATAGAATATTACCAAGAGATATTGATAATGAATTTTTCGATGAGTGGATAAGTATTCAAAATAACTATATTGAAGAATTAAACAGTATTTTTGTGGATGTTCCAACATATGAAGTGCCTTGGTTTGATAGTGACTTAAGCGGCTTAAGTGGTATCGAAAAAATTGAGAGTGCAGCACTTAGTGGCTGGGATGTATTTAAAGTCAATGATGTGCAAAAAGGTGAATCTTTTGAAACAGTGAAAAATGGTTATTTATTAAAACTATACCTACCAACTGTTGAAAAAAAGGCACTCGATATGCATGAATCAAATACAGATATTATTATTAAAATTGGAAATTACAAAAGAAATATACCAAAACCAAATGCACTCAGAAATCATACAATCAGTGGTGCTAAATTTGAAGATCAAATGCTTTTAATTGCATTAACTAAGGGTTAG
- a CDS encoding AAA family ATPase: MKTRDKYLTKLIQYKDNEFVKVITGVRRSGKSSILQLFKEYLLEQNTSEENIIEINYEKFIFEELKDGKNLHKYKWIKLKMILKYIY; the protein is encoded by the coding sequence ATGAAAACTAGAGATAAATATTTAACTAAATTGATACAGTATAAGGATAATGAATTTGTAAAAGTGATTACAGGTGTTAGACGTTCAGGAAAATCATCAATATTGCAACTATTCAAAGAATATTTATTAGAACAAAATACTAGTGAAGAAAATATTATTGAGATAAACTATGAAAAATTTATATTCGAAGAATTAAAAGATGGTAAAAATCTTCATAAATATAAATGGATAAAATTAAAGATGATTCTAAAGTATATATATTAA
- a CDS encoding ArsR/SmtB family transcription factor: MKNYVEIQNTFKVLADGNRIRIIESLTKECKSVNSIAKNAGLSQPLVSHHLKVLKEASMVRVESQGAYNFY, from the coding sequence ATGAAAAATTATGTGGAAATTCAAAATACTTTTAAAGTACTAGCTGATGGAAATAGAATACGTATAATTGAATCTTTAACTAAAGAATGTAAAAGTGTGAATTCAATTGCAAAAAATGCAGGACTATCACAACCTTTAGTTTCGCATCATTTAAAAGTACTAAAAGAAGCTTCAATGGTCAGAGTTGAAAGTCAAGGAGCTTATAATTTTTATTGA
- a CDS encoding IS66 family transposase → MQIFLKFIMHTKIPLGKAIKYTLNQCNKLIRFLKDGRIEIDNNRAERAIKPFVIRRKNRMFSRSPNESVDSAIYYSVIETTKTNKLKPFYYLEYLFERLPNLDLENPRELDALLL, encoded by the coding sequence ATGCAGATATTTTTAAAATTTATAATGCATACTAAAATTCCACTTGGAAAAGCAATAAAATACACTTTAAATCAGTGTAATAAATTAATAAGATTTTTAAAGGATGGTAGAATAGAAATTGATAACAATAGAGCCGAAAGAGCAATAAAGCCATTTGTGATTAGAAGAAAGAATCGGATGTTTTCTAGATCACCTAATGAATCAGTTGATAGTGCTATTTATTACAGTGTAATAGAAACGACAAAAACAAATAAACTTAAACCGTTTTATTATCTTGAGTATTTATTTGAGAGGCTTCCAAATTTGGATTTAGAAAATCCACGTGAATTAGACGCTTTGTTGCTATGA